DNA from bacterium:
TATCTGCTGCGCGAGATGGCCTGTGAATTGGTCAAAGCCCGAGAACAGCGCGGCGAATTCGCCCATGGCGATACGCGCTCATCATGAATCCAAAAGCCTGCCCACAAGGAGCTAAAGATGAAATCCCTCTGCCAGTTGTTGATCGTCGCCACGTTCAGCCTGATCGGATCCTTTGTTTCCGCTCAGGATGCGAACAACACTCCGGTCGCCGAACTTGTCTCACCCATGTACCGCACCCGGATCGACGTGCCGGCGATTCCGGGATACGTCACCCTGAAATGCGATTTCCACATGCACACGGTGTTTTCAGACGGCGTCGTCTGGCCGCAGAGTCGGGTGCAAGAGGCCTGGATGGATGGCCTGGATGTCATCGCCATCACGGATCATATTCGCAAGGATCCGTCCAAAGAGGTTCTGCCGGGCGACAATAACCAGTCCTATGCGTTCGCCCGCAATCGCAGTCAGGAGTTGGATATCATGGTGATCAAGGCCGGCGAGATCTCAAAAAAAATGCCGCCCGGCCATTTCAACGCGCTGTTCGTTCAGGATGTAGATTCGCTCAATCAGGAGGATCCCATGGCGGCGTTGGCGGCGGCAGCGAGGCAGGGGGCGTTCATTCAATGGAACCATCCAGGCTGGAAATCCCAGCAGCCCGACACCACCCGCTGGTGGCCGGAGCATCAAAAAATCTATGAGCGAGGCTGGATGCACGGCATTGAAGTGTTTAATTTTGCCGAATGGTATCCCATTGCGCTGGATTGGTGCCTGGAAAAGAATCTGGCTGTCATGTGCAACAGCGATCTGCACGGCACCACCAGATTGCACTATGACCTGGAAAAATGGCCGCGTCCCATGACGTTGGTGTTCAGCAGGGACCGCAGTGAAACGGCCATCAAGGAGGCCCTGTCGGCCGGCCGTACGGTCGCCTGGTTCGGCAGCCATCTGGCCGGCAAGAAGGAACACCTGACCGCGCTGTTCCAGGCAGCGATCAGGATCATGCCCGCTCATTACATGGATGAAAAGGGCAATCGCTTCCATCACGTGATCAACACCTGCGATCTGCCTTGGAAAATCAAAGAAAAGTCGGCGGCCTTTAAGGGCGAAGTATGGTTGCCCCGGGCGGGCAGCGCGGTCATCAAGGTAAACCCCGCTGTGGAAAAAATGACATTGACGGTGAGCAACGCCCATACATCCGGTAAGGACGTTCTGCAGGTGCTGTGGCCGTGGTAAGTAAAGACCGGCTTATTCAGTTTCGGCCGGACGCGCCTGTCTGAAGATCAACAGTGCGATCACCAGGAAGAACACATCCTCCGCAATGCGTTGTAAGCTCACCCGGCTCGTTTGACCCTGCAGGCTGAAACAACCGCAATCAATATCCAATCCGCGCACGATAGCTGACGCAATGGCGACGATGAACACTCCATTGAGCACGATCAGCCAGAGCGAAGCCCCCTGAATG
Protein-coding regions in this window:
- a CDS encoding DoxX family membrane protein: MNNKTKNTLLILLRWFLAAVFIFAALGKIADPATFAEQIDRYRLLPWPAVAAAAVVLPWLELLCGLLLIRGRCIQGASLWLIVLNGVFIVAIASAIVRGLDIDCGCFSLQGQTSRVSLQRIAEDVFFLVIALLIFRQARPAETE